The DNA region CAGTGACACGCAGCCTCTCACGGTAATGCCTGGAGCAGTGGCACCAATCGAGACCCACGACTTCGGATTCTCTTGGTCCAACAAGGAcgctgcaagaagaagcttgggTGTTCGCAAAAGAACATCCCGAGTTGACAGTAAATGGTGTTTCTCGATATCAGCAAGTGGAGATGTCTGAAGAGACACTGTTCTTCGAGCAATCGAATCCTGGAGATTTACAGCCACCTCTCCTGGCCAAGCAAGCAGAAGAGCAACGGCTTCGTGGATCAGCTGATCGAAATACCTACTTGTGCCCAATCGCTCCACTTCCGTAGCTCTCTGCTTGACGCGGACAGGCAGGTAGCCGAAAAGATCACGGACGACAACACGAGTCCCGCTGGAAAAGTCCAATATGCGCTGCTCAGGCAGGGCTGGAACATTCCGTGTCACCACATTGGACTTGTGTATGGTAAGCGAGTTGTGTGACCGGTAATCACGGTGATGTGACGTGACGGTCAACAAAGAGAGAGCGCCTAGAGATGCCAGGAACTCGCCATGTTTGCCGTGACAGTCTGCGGACGGCGGGTATTTCGAGGTATCTAGAGCAACGATGTTAGTTGGGCCGAACAACAAAACATTGCTTGAGCGGTGGATGACGTACAGTGCAGTTGGCCTAgtcccccaccctcccgaAAATTGGATGGAGGAATGCCAACACCGTTGTCTTCGACAGAGCAGCTTCCACGCCCATAGTCAACTGAGATGTTGATCTTCGTAGATCTGGCATCCAAAGAATTTCGAAGCAGACCACAGACGGCAGTGTTCAGCGAGGTAATGATAGTGGATGATTTGATTTGAGCAACAACGTCCCCGGGCAGTTGCTGTATCGACATGGCGGTTGTGATCCCGACATCTCGCTACCCAGCCAGTGAGTTGTCCTGCATCCAACCTTGATCAGATGCAACACAACAGCAGAAGACTGTCCGGGAGTCGTTAAATGGGAAAGTGAGGGTGTGGATGGACTCCCACGTGATCACTGTGTTGTGCCAAGAGCGTTGTGGATGGGCCCCACACCATCTTGTGTCGGCACCCTGGGGCCCGGCTTCGTCACTGAACCCCCTGTGGAGCGTGGAGCGTGCGGAACGACAACCGAAAGCTTGGGATGTTTCCGCTTGAGCTTCTGGAGAACAACGACCCTTCTTGGCTTCTGCCATTGTTCAATACCGACATCATCGCCCTCTTCCCGCAACCTTCCAAGCCATCCATTTCACCCGTCTCACTTACGCGCCACCTGCGAAAGCACTGAGTTATCGTCTTGGGTGATCCGACAACGCCACGGCCTGTGCGACCTCTCCGCACGGCTTTGCAAACAATTCATGAACCGCCCCAttgacagcaacaaaaagtaAACCTGCTCGACGCCTCACTTTATCTTTTCCCATCCACAACGGCCGCACTCGACCAACATATCATCTGCTTTCTTTACTACCCGACGTGTACCAGATTCCAACACCCCTCCGGCAACCGCGACCAGAATCTTGACCTGCTATCCCCGATAACAACCACCTACGTGCATCCAACCTACCTGGTCCTCTCTTCGCGCAAGGCCGAAACCTTTCCCCCGCTTCTAGCGTCCCAGATACTGCGATGACGGAGACTGCGACTGCTTCTCATGGTGATTCTGACCTTCTCTTGTTTCGCTCGTTCTAGCGATAAGCAAAAGCTGACATGATGTTGGGTCGCTCAGGTCGATCAGGTCGACGACGGCCGTTCTCCACGTTGATGAAGAAACTGGCCAACCTGAAATCTTCCTCCAATGGTGAGGGTCACCGACACACCAAAGACAGCGCAAAGCTGCGCCCAtccaagaacaacaacccatACCCCGAGTCCGGTCGCCTTCCGCCTGCTACCACGAATAGAGAGAGCCAGTACACAGAATCCACGGATCCTAGCAGAAGATCATTCAGCATTGTGTCGGGCGATCAAAATGCTTCAGTCAGAATATCCGACGAGgggcaaccaccacccacagtGGGAGCTCGCTCCATGGCGCCAACCGTATCGACCGAGCACGACACATCACGATCAATGACGGCGACGTCGCGCGGAGTACCATCAATCACCAACACAACCTACACCGTGAACGGCCGGCGAGGCGGCGATAGCACCTTCTCATCCCCGGCGCCTTCCGTCAGGTCCTTAACCACAACCCTCACAACAATCCAAACCGCGGCGCCAAACACGGCCGGCGGTGGCGCCCAAAACACAACCCCAGCCAGCAACGGCAACCAATCCAACTCGCACATCATTCACTTCAACCAGCCCTTTCCGaccgcctcccccgcctccgcTATCCCCGCCCACCTCGCAACCGCCGGCGCCAATTCCACCACGGGCCACCCGACAACCTATCACACCGCCACAGCTAACAACCTCCTTACCGACAACGCTTCCATCCTCACActtgcctcctcctccaagcgcGGCCGCCGCCGTTCATTCGACACAGACGCCTCGGTGCGGGCGCTGGCTCCTTCGTCTCTGTGGGGAGGAAGCAGGGAATCCCTGCCATTGAGCGTGCTAAGCGCCAACTTGGAAAATCCCggcatccccaccaccccgggGCTCCACAGGACGGGGACCGGTGGGGTCGGAGGTGAGCGGGCGAGCATCTACAGTGCCACGACGGGGAATTTCGGGGTGAGCAGTGAGAGGAATAGCTTTTATGCGAAGCAGGGCCTTGGGagtgtggttggtggtgataggGATACTGCCAGTGTGAGGAGCGGGCTGTTGGGACatgggagggcggagagtATCAATGGGAGtattgggtttgggaggggggatagTGCTGTGGCCGCGGCACCGAGTCCGTTGACGAGTGCGAGGGAGGTGCAGGGgtatgttgaggaggagggggggagtgggagtgcTGGCGCTGGGACTACCAAGGAGTAAAGGGGTCACGACATGAAAGGGGGATGGGACAGCGGCTTGTGTTTCTTTGGGGGCAAGGGAGGTAGTCTGGAGTTTTTCGTTTCACGCGTTGCATTTTGTCTCGTTTCATGGCAACGAACAACAGGACAGGAAAGTGGGCGGTAATGGTGTTTTCCTTGGGTTTTTCTTTGTCGTCTCTCGGTTTGTGTTCTCTCTCAGTTTCAGTTACAGTATCGATATCCATTCCTGGTTTGTTTCTTTCATGACTTTTTATTAAAACAGACAAATAGCAAGGATTGCGCAagcatttttttttctactCGACGGGGTTGACTTGTTTGTTCGTTTCTTCATTTCTTGAGTTTATACAAAGATAAAAACCCATGATACCCCAGCTCTGTCAAAAAATACAATTACACAAAAACCTATTGATTTCATGGATTTAGCCCAGGGGCTGTTTGTTATATATGGTGCCAAAAGTTGGTTAGTTAGTTCAATAGGGCAAAGGACTCAAATCCAAGCCCCTGACCCCAAACTCGAACGAATCATTCCTCGAGTAACTTCCCGCCGTGTCCAGGTCCAGGCGTCCCCTGATGCAATCCTCAAAGTCGACGTCGGTGCAGATGAGGCTGGTGTTATCCTCCCATTGGGGACCGGAGAGGACCTCTCCAAAGGGGGAGATTATGCTTGATCCACCCCGGGAGACCCATTCCCCGCTGCTGGAGTTTGTCAGtttgggagcgggagggaCCATaggctgggtttgggagttGGTAACGTGGGAAGGCTTTTTGCAGCAGAGCACAATCTCGTTGCCGTCTTTGTCGAAGACTGAGGTTCTGcgcttggaggagggggagagggtgtttactgttgaggtggttgtgcgggtgggggagggggtggcgcggcgtgtggttgtggtggtggtgggggtgctgggggatTTTGAACGAGGGAGGGCGATCTCAAAGCCTTCTTCTGTTAGGCATGAGGCCCGGCGGTTgctgtggtgtttgggtgcgaagggggaggggtggtggtcggagaagatgggggtGTGGTCGTCGTGGGGGTTTTCGTGATCGGGTTCTTCGGTTaggatggcggaggaggagtctgGGTGGCTGTTGGGAATTTGTTGAGGgatggaaggaggggggacggccatgttggaggagatgacGAAACAGCGGCCTTCGATGGCTACTGTCCTCATCAGGGATAGCCAGGTGTCTCTCCCGTCAGCGGTGGGGGCGAGGTAGAGGTTGATGTTTTGGCTGTAGAGGGATTGTCGAACCAAAGGCATGTAGTTCTCCCAGCAGATGGCTGCGCCGAGGTTGATGCGGACGCcgcggatggtggtgcttACTGCGCGGAGGGTAGCTGGGGAGCCTTGAGCCCATACCAGGCGTTCGGTGCCGGTCTGTCTGGGGCGTTAGTAttggaaaggaaaagggatCAAAAAGGGGTAACTAACAGGCATGACCTTTCTGCGCTTGCCGATGATTCCTTGCTTTGGGCAAACATATACAACCGAGCAATACATGGACCCTCCGGTCTTTTCTATCAGGCCAGTGACAATGAATACTCCGGTTTCACGAGCAATTCTCTCGAGTTGTTCCCTGGTGCCATCACCCCGTTTGTTCGCAGCAGGCTCCTTGCTGTTCTCGTTCGACCCGGGGACAGCATCTCCCGGCAAGGCACGTTTGATCCATGCTTCCCCAGCACCggctccatcaccaacggtATCACCCAAGTCAACGGCGTTTTGGAAGTATCGGAGATATTCTTCTCTGCCCTCGGCTGTGCGCGAGCCAATGACACAGCCAAAGTGCGTTCCGCGAGGGTATCCTCCGATGTAAGCTTCCGGGAGCAGGAGAATGTCAATCTTTTTCGATGCGGCACGACGGGCGATCTGTTCCAGCTGAGCAATGGTTTCGGGAGTGCTAGCTTGTGTGCTGGGAGAAGCTGTGCCGAGGCGAATGGTAGCGGGCGACATGGTGGTAGAGTGGTTGACGATATGTGAACTGTATAATGGACACAAGGTGGGAGAGTCAAAATATTACAACAGCTTGCAGTTGTTCTGTTATATTTTCGAATTGAGGTCAAGTCACGAAACTGATGGAATATCGGTAGAATGCACCATGTACCCCGCCTAGAGCTCTCCATGTGACCGCTGCATGAAACCAAAACCGTCACCGTTTGTGGGGGACGCCGGAAGGTTGGAAATACGAGGCGCAAAGAGGTCGAGAATCACTGCGCGGGTGACGTAACAAAGAACCCCCCACAGTCCACGGGGCCCGCTCGCCTAGAATTGGTGAAATTCCATCGAAGCCCTTGTGGAAGGCAGATGGAAACCGTTTTGACATACAACAGCCATCACATTGGCTGAAATTATCTAGAAGCGTGAAAATAGGAGATCGAGATGAGGAAGCGCTCGTGACCAGACATTGATGTCTTTGAAGGTGTTGATAACATGACTATCTTGTGTCTGGATAACTTTTTAAGACGCCGGATGGAAGCTCACGGTGGCCAATCGGCAGCTGATGGTGGGCCGAGCAATCCAGGAACTGCCGAACCGGGAAGGAGCGCACGGCTGTCATCGGGCGTGGGCCTACGGCGGGGATATATTGATTGAAGTCCACGAAGTCCAGAATTAACAATTGGCGGTTGCTAGAGCAAAGGAAAATACCAAACTTGAGGACAATACTATATAGCGATGAGAGCACATCCAAGCAACAGCTCTGATCCATCATCCCAGTGCCGAAAGAAACCCTTACCCACCGGGTAGCTTAGCCGGTTCGGGTAGGCTTGAAGCTTAGTCAGCTATGGTACACATAACCCAGACCCCACTCTTTGACAGGAGAAATTCGTGGCATTTTGAGTGGATGGGGGCTAGCGCCGTCTATCCGTCAACCCGATCATAACGACGCGTCGACGCGCTCCGACAGCTGCGAGAGTCTCGCCGCcaacagcgacgacgacaatgGCCGATCAGCACCAACATACCCAGCAGCAGTTTGCTCCACCCACCTATGCCTCGCTTGAGGTGCCCTTTGCGCCCCCTGTCCACCGCAATGCCCTGCCAGAAACACGCATTGCCGAGCCTGgtccgaagaagaagggcaagcgAAAGTCCAACGCTGCCGAAGGAGATGCCAATGGGACGACAGACTctcccaaggaaaagaagcagCGCATCTCCCGCTCCTGTGATCAATGCCATGGCAAACGTATGAAATGCAGTGGCTTCAAGCCATGCAACAACTGCACCAAGCGCGACAGGGCGTGTACCTATGACAGACCCTATATCAGGGGCATTGCAaagacaccaccccctcctcccgccgaTGGCCAAGCCCGTAACCTCGCCCAGCCAGTTGACgagtttgggagggaagTCCGTGACAGAAGCTGGGCTCTACGTGCCTGTGATCTCTGTCGAACTCAAAAGGTGTCTTGCTCGGGCAAGCTACCATGCGAGAACTGCTTCAACAGCCGTGTTGCATGCACCTTCAAGCTACGTGCAAAACAACGAGACTCGATGCCACCgggcgagggcggtgaggaaggcgaaggcgagggtgaggCCTCAGAAGCAGAGGCTGATGAAACAGAGCTGCAGGAGAACGACTCTACTGAATATGGAGGTACATTCGCAGTCAGGCGCATTCCACTTCAGGATCACGAGAACTACATGCTCACAAATCGATATGCGGATCCCGAGACACCACCCCTGGCTTTTCTTCACAAAGcctgggagaggatggccCGCTACCAGAAAATACCCACTAGCTACGGACAAGAATATGGTGTTCCTGGCGACCTCGTCATGCCGCCTAGTGACCAGCCTTTCGACACTACGTTGCCGCTGGCTTTTCCTGAGAGTCCGGCCAAATGGTTCGAGATGCTCAACGCTTTTCAGAACGGCTGGACCGAGACCTTTCACTTTCTACACCGGCCCACCGTCAAGTCCTGGTTGGAAAGGGTATGGAAGAACTGGACTGCAAACTCACCCCTGGAGAAGGATCTCGGCCCGGCAAAAGCCACCATTGCGCTCATGTGCATGTCTATTGGCACAATGTTTTACGACCGACCATGGCGAGAAGCCGTTAGACAAAAGATGTGGGATCGTCTCTGGACGCTCAACATGGGAGACCAACTGTTCCTGGCAACCATTCGTCTCACAGACTCTGAGCCGGGCCCACCAAAGCTGGAATCCATCCAAGctcgtctcctccaagtcctGTATCTCCTTTGCACATGTCGGCTGAGCCAAGCTTGGTATATCTTTGGCAATGCCGTCCACATGCTGACTCAGCTCGGCCTCCATCGCAGACGAGGCCGAAATCGAGGCCTGGGTCGGGATATGACAGTCAACCCAGATTACGCAAAGATCCAGTGCGAGAGGCGCACGTTTTGGACCGCCTACATCATTGACAAGGAAATTTCGTTGATGTGTGGAAGGCCCTGCCATTTTTCCAATGAAGCAGTTGACCAGGAGTTCCCGGATCCTGTCAACGACGAAGATATGGGTCCCGAAGGCCCTTTCCGGCCACACCTGGGCGACTGTTACTTGGAGGCTGGCACTGAGCAGGCCAAGTTGAACCAGATCATCGATAAGATTATGCGAGACGTGTACACGTTTCGCGAGATACCCGATGactggaggttggagagcgCTACACGACTAGGGAACGAGTTGGAACAGTGGAAAGAGCAGCTACCCTTCATGATGTGCCATCTCAAGCCTTCCATGTTGCACACTATTTTCCGTCGACAGTCCACTCTCTTGACCCTGGCTCATTGCCACGCCGCCATTCTCGTCTATCGTCCGTTCATGACAGCACCATACTCGGCCGATGCCGAAAAGAAACAGGCTGCCGATTCTGCTGTGCGCAAACTGCTTGACGCCGCTCGTATAGCTTTGAATATGTGCCTCGCATTGGCTAGAGATCAGGAGAAGAGGGACAAGAGCCACTTCCAGTCCATTTTCTTCGCGCACCACGTCTGCTTCTGCGCAGCCGCCGTTattttccttctcccgcaCATCCGAACTCGGCAAGCCATGTACGGAGGCACTCACTTTAGGGGATACGGCAAGATGGACTCCTTACTCACCGAGACCGCAGAAAAGGCTATTGGCGCGCTCttgaaacaaacaaatcGCTATTCGCCCTCGCGTAGATGGGCCATCATCTTGGAAGAGCTTCGAGATGAGGCGGCTCGCCAAGTGACTGGGGCTGGACGAACGCCGGCGGAACAGAGTCAGGCCCAGGCTCAGGTTGCAGGGCAAGGCCAGGGGGGCAGTGATGATGCGGATGCCCAATCTCCCAATGAGCAACTCTTGGAAGATGCATTACGTGCCCATTGGGAAGCTGATTTGGCCCGTCATGCTCTCCCGAATCATCCACCTGTTGAAGTTGCTgaaccaccgcctcccccattGGTATACCGTCTGTGGGACAAATGGAAAACGACCGATTGGATTGATCTTGATTCTGCGGTAAGTTGATCAGATCTTTCCCAGGCTGTTGACTGACAAGGTTGCCAGGCGTTTGGGCCGATTTCCAATTTTGAGCCTCtaactcctcctcctcctcctcctcctcctccagcaccacagCCTGCACCTCAACCAGGACAGCAGTCAGCAAACGAGCCagcgcaaccaccaccccagccagCACCGCAACAAGGCCCCGTTCAGAACCCAGTTCAGTAATGTTTGGTAATATTGACTCGCTAGCAGCTCTTAACTCCTATAATACAGTCCCAAATACACCTATCAACCACCAGCTAGGCTTAGCTCGAGCTTTCCGACGATGGCGAGATCTCATCCATCAAGGTGTCAACTTCATCCTTCACTGCTCGGGCCCGGCTCAAGATGTCGGCCATGTTCAGCCCTTTCAGCAGCCGATCCTGGATTTCTCCGTTGCTGTGGAGATATTTTTGCAGCGAGTAAGAGGGTTCgctggttgttgttcttcttcggcaATATCAGTATCGGCATTCCTTGGAAGTCAGAATCAAGTCAACTTACTCATCACCGGACAGCTGAAGGCCTGGTCCCATTCTTTGCGACATTTTgagttttgttttgggaggCAAATTATCTTTCTTCTCAGCTGCTTGGTGGCTGCTCAGGCgtgtgttggttggtttgaCGGTTTGGAAGTCTGTGTTTCTTGAGGAAACCATCGCCTTTTATCTGTTGGACTCCATCTTGTTATTCCTATTCTCATGAGGTTACCTGGCGTTCTTGGTGATCCTTTTGGGAAGCTTGGTCGCATATTGACGCGCTCTATCCAGTATCACGCGTTTGAGCACATGGAGAACAAGTGTTCGACCCTTGAACAAGCGCCCTGAATGGCACACGACTCATCTTTACCACGACATGCTCTGCCTGACGAGGCTGTGATGTCTCTGAGTTGGCGGTTTGGCCATTACATGTTCGGTTCAGGACGCGGGTTGCTGTTCGCAATTGAGCGCGTCTGATCAAGGGACCGGCCCTATCCTTTCACCTGGTTTCTCCGAATCTTTTGTCGGCTCTCCAAGTCCCTGACTTTGGGCCCTGTGCGTCATCGCCGGATCAATTCGATGCGAGGTATCTCTTGCATTAACACCACGCTGCCGAGCCGGCCGATTGGGAATAGTGTTGGTCCCTTCCCCGCTCTCAGCCTTATCTACAGTCCCAGAAGATCCTCAAGTGACAGGAGATCTGTCGCATTTGAGCACTTGGAAGTACTTGCGCACGCATAGCCACCGCTGGGGAATGCAGATGGATAGGCATACCACTAGGCACGCGCGTGGTTTTCCCTGTTGGGCCTGTACTGCGTGTCATCGGATGTCCTGTCCAATGCTT from Podospora pseudocomata strain CBS 415.72m chromosome 3, whole genome shotgun sequence includes:
- a CDS encoding hypothetical protein (EggNog:ENOG503NYKY), with the protein product MTETATASHGRSGRRRPFSTLMKKLANLKSSSNGEGHRHTKDSAKLRPSKNNNPYPESGRLPPATTNRESQYTESTDPSRRSFSIVSGDQNASVRISDEGQPPPTVGARSMAPTVSTEHDTSRSMTATSRGVPSITNTTYTVNGRRGGDSTFSSPAPSVRSLTTTLTTIQTAAPNTAGGGAQNTTPASNGNQSNSHIIHFNQPFPTASPASAIPAHLATAGANSTTGHPTTYHTATANNLLTDNASILTLASSSKRGRRRSFDTDASVRALAPSSLWGGSRESLPLSVLSANLENPGIPTTPGLHRTGTGGVGGERASIYSATTGNFGVSSERNSFYAKQGLGSVVGGDRDTASVRSGLLGHGRAESINGSIGFGRGDSAVAAAPSPLTSAREVQGYVEEEGGSGSAGAGTTKE
- a CDS encoding hypothetical protein (COG:E; EggNog:ENOG503NWGQ) yields the protein MSPATIRLGTASPSTQASTPETIAQLEQIARRAASKKIDILLLPEAYIGGYPRGTHFGCVIGSRTAEGREEYLRYFQNAVDLGDTVGDGAGAGEAWIKRALPGDAVPGSNENSKEPAANKRGDGTREQLERIARETGVFIVTGLIEKTGGSMYCSVVYVCPKQGIIGKRRKVMPTGTERLVWAQGSPATLRAVSTTIRGVRINLGAAICWENYMPLVRQSLYSQNINLYLAPTADGRDTWLSLMRTVAIEGRCFVISSNMAVPPPSIPQQIPNSHPDSSSAILTEEPDHENPHDDHTPIFSDHHPSPFAPKHHSNRRASCLTEEGFEIALPRSKSPSTPTTTTTTRRATPSPTRTTTSTVNTLSPSSKRRTSVFDKDGNEIVLCCKKPSHVTNSQTQPMVPPAPKLTNSSSGEWVSRGGSSIISPFGEVLSGPQWEDNTSLICTDVDFEDCIRGRLDLDTAGSYSRNDSFEFGVRGLDLSPLPY
- a CDS encoding hypothetical protein (COG:K; EggNog:ENOG503Q4V7); translation: MADQHQHTQQQFAPPTYASLEVPFAPPVHRNALPETRIAEPGPKKKGKRKSNAAEGDANGTTDSPKEKKQRISRSCDQCHGKRMKCSGFKPCNNCTKRDRACTYDRPYIRGIAKTPPPPPADGQARNLAQPVDEFGREVRDRSWALRACDLCRTQKVSCSGKLPCENCFNSRVACTFKLRAKQRDSMPPGEGGEEGEGEGEASEAEADETELQENDSTEYGGTFAVRRIPLQDHENYMLTNRYADPETPPLAFLHKAWERMARYQKIPTSYGQEYGVPGDLVMPPSDQPFDTTLPLAFPESPAKWFEMLNAFQNGWTETFHFLHRPTVKSWLERVWKNWTANSPLEKDLGPAKATIALMCMSIGTMFYDRPWREAVRQKMWDRLWTLNMGDQLFLATIRLTDSEPGPPKLESIQARLLQVLYLLCTCRLSQAWYIFGNAVHMLTQLGLHRRRGRNRGLGRDMTVNPDYAKIQCERRTFWTAYIIDKEISLMCGRPCHFSNEAVDQEFPDPVNDEDMGPEGPFRPHLGDCYLEAGTEQAKLNQIIDKIMRDVYTFREIPDDWRLESATRLGNELEQWKEQLPFMMCHLKPSMLHTIFRRQSTLLTLAHCHAAILVYRPFMTAPYSADAEKKQAADSAVRKLLDAARIALNMCLALARDQEKRDKSHFQSIFFAHHVCFCAAAVIFLLPHIRTRQAMYGGTHFRGYGKMDSLLTETAEKAIGALLKQTNRYSPSRRWAIILEELRDEAARQVTGAGRTPAEQSQAQAQVAGQGQGGSDDADAQSPNEQLLEDALRAHWEADLARHALPNHPPVEVAEPPPPPLVYRLWDKWKTTDWIDLDSAAFGPISNFEPLTPPPPPPPPPAPQPAPQPGQQSANEPAQPPPQPAPQQGPVQNPVQ